A DNA window from Calditrichota bacterium contains the following coding sequences:
- a CDS encoding YggT family protein, producing MTHFVALLGTLIDLYSFVVIVRVVLSWIPHNPYQSVIRIIYQLTEPPLRQIRQWLPAMSGLDFSPLVLIFALYFLKRILLSLLL from the coding sequence ATGACTCATTTCGTTGCGCTGTTGGGCACGCTCATTGATTTGTACAGTTTTGTCGTGATTGTCAGAGTGGTTTTATCTTGGATTCCGCACAATCCGTATCAGTCCGTCATCCGAATTATTTACCAATTAACGGAACCGCCTTTGCGTCAAATTAGGCAGTGGCTTCCGGCAATGAGCGGGCTTGATTTTTCACCGTTGGTACTGATTTTTGCGCTGTACTTTTTGAAAAGGATTTTGCTCAGTCTTTTGCTTTAA